The segment CTCCATTATTTTTAAATGGGTCCTCTTGATTTTGGTTCTGATTTTGGTTCTGCCATGGAGCCTGGTTTTGATTCTGATTTCTGTTTTGGAATCCTGATGTGTCCTGTCCTCTTTCTTGAGAGGCACCTTTTGATTCTAAGAATTGTACACTATCTGCAACAACTTCTGTTACGAAGACTGTTTTACCATCTTGTCCTTCAAATGTACGTGACTGAAGGCGGCCGTCTACACCGATCATGCTACCTTTTTTCATGTAGTTCGCAAGGTTTTCGGCCGGTCTGCGCCAAACCACACAGTTAAGAAAGTCCGCATCACGATTCCCCTGTTGGTTCGTAAATGGACGATTAACTGCAACGGTAAAGTTGGCTACTGCCACTCCGCTTGGTGTATAACGTAAATCAGGATCCTTCGTTAACCTGCCTACTAGTACGACACGATTTAACATCAGAACCACTCCCTATTATTGATCATCTTCTCGAATTGCCATATGACGAATAATATCATCAGAGAACTTCGCTTGGCGATCAAATTCATTAATTGCCTCTACATCACTGCTGAAGTTAATGACTACATAATATCCATCACGATAGTCTTGAATTTCATAAGCAAGACGTTTCTTGCCTTTTTCATCAACTTTATCAATCTCCGCGCCATTATCGGTTAAAACCTTATTGAAGCGCTCAATTAATGCTGTCTGAGCTTCCTCTTCAATGTCTGGGCGGATGATATACATGATTTCGTATTTTCTCATCCGGTACACCTCCTTTTGGTCTATGCGGCTCCATTCAATCGAAGGAGCAAGGAGTAATCACTTGCATTACTCACAATAGTGTATTATACCAAATGTTTTACAAAATAACAAGTCTTCGAGAGATCCTGATTTTACGTTAAAACTTACACATTAAACCGGAAATGGATAACATCGCCGTCTTTGACGAAATATTCCTTGCCTTCTAAACGAACATTACCATTTTCGCGGGCTTTATTCATGGATCCTGCATCCATTAAATCATCGTAGGAGACGGTTTCTGCACGAATAAAGCCTCTTTCAAAATCAGTGTGGATGATTCCTGCTGCTTGTGGTGCTTTAATGCCTTTGCGGAATGTCCATGCGCGTACTTCCTGCTCTCCGGCCGTGAAATACGTAGCCAAACCCAGTAATTGATAGGAAGCTTTGATAAGCTGATCCAGGCCGGATTCGGCAATGCCCAACTCATCTAAGTACATTTCTTTTTCTTCCTGCTCAAGTTCAGCAATTTCCGCTTCGATTTTCGCACAGACAATAATAACCTCTGCGCCTTCGTTAGCAGCATACGATTTTACCCTTTGCACATTCTCATTCGCGTCCGGATCCGCAATCTCATCTTCATTCACATTTGCCACATACAGTGTTGGTTTGCTTGTTAGTAAATGAAGCCCTTTTACAATCTTCCATTGGTCTTCTGTGAACTCCAGTGATCTTACGGACTTTTCCCCTTCCAGGCCAGCTTTTAGGTGATTGAGAACGTCCTGTTCAGCTAAAGCCTCTTTGTCCTTTTGCCTAGCCATTTTTTCGACGCGTTGCAAACGCTTATTAACTGTCTCCAGGTCAGCTAAAATTAATTCCAGATTAATGATTTCAATATCATCAATTGGGTTAATTTTGCCGGATACGTGTGTGATATCATCATCCTGGAAACAACGCACCACCTGACAAATCGCGTCAACTTGGCGAATATGGGAAAGAAATTGGTTTCCTAGTCCCTCCCCCTTACTTGCACCTTCCACAATACCTGCAATATCCGTAAATTCAAAAGCTGTTGGTATTGTTTTTTTCGGTTTTACTAACTCTGTTAATTTATTTAAGCGATCGTCGGGAACCTCTACAATGCCGACATTGGGATCAATTGTAGCAAACGGATAATTCGCCGCTTCCACCCCAGCTTGTGTAATTGCATTGAAAAGTGTAGATTTTCCTACATTGGGAAGTCCGACAATTCCTGCTGTCAAAGACATTCAACTTTCACTCCTTAAGGATTTCATTCATATGAACGCGTCAGTCATCCTAATTATAGATTTAACAAATTAAAAAGACAAGCTTGTAAAAAGCAAAAATAGGCAACCGAAGTATGCCTATTTTCATCTTTTACCCTATTATTTTTACTTTTTCTATCTATCTCTATGTCTATAATACTACTTTAGTGGCAGTATAGTCAATTTTAACTAATTATTCATTTTCTGCTTTTTCCAGTATTTTTTTCATTTTCTTGGTAAATTCCCTTCGTGGGATCATAACACTGTGCCCGCAACCCTGACATTTAATCCGTATATCCATTCCCATACGAATAATTTTCCAGCGATTTTCTCCGCAAGGATGCGACTTTTTCATCTGTACGACATCGTTCAATCCAAAGTGTTTATCCACCATTTGGCTTTCTCCTTTTTTCAACAATTATACCACGTTTACTGTTCGCGCTCCCTATTTTGCTCTGTTATTGTTTCTCTATCACTTCGATTATACATCACAACACGCGGCGCCGGAATTTGGATACCTTCTTTGTATAATTGATCCTGCATTTCTTTTCGGATATTTCGCTCACCAGCCCACTGGAAGCCTGGCAGCGTATCTGCGATCACACGAATGACAAAATGGGATACTTCCAAGTTCTGTACACCGATAATCTCCGGTGTTCCTAAAATAAATTCATATTTTCCGGGTAGCGTCGCTGCTACCTCATTAATGATTCTTTCCGCATCTTCAACATTGCTTTCATATGGAATATTAATATCTACGAGAGATAAGCCATTATGAGTTGAATAATTGGTAACTTGAGTGACATTACCGTTTGGCAGCACATTCATTTCGCCTGTCCAGCTTAAAACTTTCGTCGTGCGCAGACCAATTTCTTCCACGGTTCCTTCAACTCCGGCCACTGCTACATAATCACCAACAGAAAATTGGTCTTCAAAGATAATAAAGAATCCGGAAATAACATCACGCACTAGATTCTGTGCACCGAAACCAATTGCTAGCCCGGCAACACCAGCACCAGCCAAGAGCGCTCCTACCTGAAAACCTAATACGTTGTCGAGAATCATAATAAAAGCAATAAAATAAACAACATACGCGACAACATTTTTAATTAATTTCTTAAGCGTATTTTCCCTTCGCTCTGTAATTCGAATTCGGCTGCCCTTTTCTCTATTGCTAAAGAGTCGATTAACAAGTTTTCTAGTGACTTTCACAATCGTAACGGCCAAAACTAAAATAAGGATTATCCTTAAGATACCAGTCCCTATCATTATCCAAAGTTCTGGACCAGTCAGATAGTCCCATAGAGATGTGAATTGATTTGTGATTGTTTCCATGATGTAACCTCCATTCAATTACTGTGTCTATTTTCCATTTTGTTCCAAATCGGGTATAACAACAATCGGGTCAGTACATATAAATTTAATATCCCATACACAGGGTAAACATAGGCAACCAATGTTGAAAATCCTAATTGCGTTAATGGAATCATTGTAGCTAAGGTTACGATGACAATCAACCATAAGGGTTTCTTAAAATAGTCCTTTATCCTAGTTACAATTCCAAGCACCCCAGCTGCTGCCGTTGTGAAAATAGCAAACCAAAGCAGAATACTCATCAATATAAGTATTTCAAATGGATAATGCTTCAGTATCGCAAATAAAGGTATTTCATATAACAACAATTCATCAGCAATTTGAATTAAGCTATTATTGTAAATATAGGAAATAACCCCTAATATAAGTCCACTACCCACACACGCAATCCAAATTTCCTGCCTTGATCTGATCTTATTCCCAATTGCTCCAAGTACCGCTATTAATGGCAGAATATTCAATGCCGTAAACGGGAATGCTGCAGTCCAATTCCGCTGTTCCTGCCAATGGGAAAACAATGCCAACTCCTGATCGATGGTAAATAATAATAGAATAAATAGAAGCCCGCCAAGTAAAAGCGGCAAAATAAATTGATTCATTGCTAATAAACCATTTATATCCTTCAAAAATAAAATAATCAAAGCAATAACCATAATACCTATACCCAACCAATAGGGTAAGTTAAACGCCTGTCCTGTCGCCCCACTTCCAGCAATCATGACAACAGTAGTCGTGAACAAATATAAAAATATCATAACATCATAGAATCCGGTTAATCTTCCACCCACAATTTCACGTAATACCGGCAGATACTGTGTTGATTTACGCTCATAACTAACCTTTAAAATCACACCACATGACACCGAGAAAAAGATAACAAACAAAAGAATAGCCAGTCCACTTTCATGGCCAAAAAATTGCCATAATTCTCTTCCGGAAGCATAACCTGCTCCAATTGTCGTCCCTATAATTAAAAACATCCATTTCAGACCTGCACTCCACATCCCAGTTCCTCCAATATTTTTCAGAATCGATGTATAGAACGATGAAAATATCCGTATACTATACCAATATGATTGTGGAGGCTAAGCTATGAATCTTAAAAACCGTTTTAATCCGAAAAAAGAGACGATGAGAATGTTACATACCGATCCCGAATTACTCACGAGAATGAGTGAAAAAATAATTTCATGGCTTCTTCCATTCCCGCGTGAGTATATCGTTGTCTGTATCGGGACAGATCGTTCTACAGGAGATGCACTCGGGCCATTAGCCGGGACAACCTTCTCCGCAATGAAACCAAAGCATCTAACCATTTATGGAACCTTACACGAACCAGTCCATGCAACAAATTTAGAAGAATACTTCAAACAAATTAACAATAATCACCGAAACCCTTATATCATTGCAGTTGATGCCTGTCTGGGAAAGGATCATTCTATAGGTCAGCTTATTACGGCGACAGGACCAGTAAAGCCAGGCGCAGCCCTAAACAAGCCACTCCCAGCAATTGGGGACATGCATATTACTGGAGTAGTCAACATTGGCGGATTTATGGAACATGCCATTTTACAAAACACAAGACTTTCCGTTGTAACAGACATGGCAAATAAAATAGCATTATTGTTGAGTGTGATTGACTCTCGGATGACATCTAATCATCCGCTTACTGCAGTTATCAAACAGCAGGAGCATTCAAAAACGATATGATTTAATACTCCCTTTATATATTAGGGTACTTTCTAAAGGATTGGGACTGGACCAAAGGTTCGCCCCACCGGAAACATTTGTTGTTTTGACACAAAAAATATAAACTGCGACATTATATGGAGTACTCTCCGCCGTCCGTGTTCGTTCCGGGCAGTTGCGGACCTTAGGGCAGTTATTTTTTGTATTAATTCGTTTTATTAACTTAGGCTTCGCGCGATAAGGATTTCCGATCTTTTCTTCTTTTTATAAGAGCTTCCACTTTATTAAACGCCCATTGCAGTCCTAATCCTTGAAGTACGACGCCTACAATCGTTGTAGCTGTTAATATCCAAATTGAAACGGCATTTTCAATGGTGAAAATTTGATGGCCGAAGAATAATAAATGACTTCCCACAACAAATAAAGCATTAATAAAGGTAGAAACGGAACTTTCCAGGTTCCAAATAACGACAGATGCAACTAATAATAGAATGAGAAAGATGGAGCCTACGATTGTGATTGATTTATACGTGAGCTTCTCTACATATGGTGTCACATAATATTTTACAATCGTTTTAATTCGGAATAAATAAAACACCCGTACAATTCTAGCCACCTGAAAGAACTGATCTAATGGAATGATAGCCAGAAGCATAAATGGATTTTGTTTAATAAAATTCCACTTTTCCTTATAGATTAATAACCGGATGGAAAAGTCAGCAAAAAATATAATCCATACAATGAAATTCACAGTTGAATTATAGGTGTCTTCAGTCCATATTGTAATGATTGTAAGCATAACTAGGAGAATCATAATTCCCTCATATGCAATTTTCATCACGCGTTGCATCATGTATCTCCTCATTTTAAGGAGCCTGACCCCTTACGATAGTACATTAAAGTAGTAAGGGACAGGCCCCATAGAAATTATTAAAATAGTTGATAGATATAATAGACTACAGCAACTGTCACGATAGATGGTAATAGATTCCCAATACGGATTTGTGTAATTTTTAATAGGTTAAATCCGATTGCTAGAATCAAAAGTCCTCCTACAGCAGTGAGCTCTACAATCAATCCGTTCAGAAAAGCCTCTGGCAGCCATTGGTTGATATATGTTGCGAGTAATGCAATTGCCCCCTGATAAAGCACAACAGGAACGACAGAAAGCATAACACCAAAACCTAATGTTGTTGTTAACACAAGCGCAACAAATCCATCCATAACCCCCTTGGTTATTAATAGCTCATGGTCACCGCGAAGGCCGCTATCCAAAGCTCCAATAACTGCCATAGCACCAATGACAAATATTAAAGATGCCGTCACAAAACCCTGTGCTACACTAAAGTCATCTTTTGTTGTTGTGAATTTGCTGCCTATCCATCCCCCGAGTCGGTTAAGTCCCTCCTCCAAACGTAGCAACTCACCAATAATTCCTCCGGTAAGCAAACTTAATAGAACAACAATAATTTTGTCTGTTTCAAAAGCCATTTGTAATCCAATAAACAGTACAGCAAGCCCAATTCCATGCATGACTGTTTCCTTAAATCTTTCTGGAATTTTTGTAAAAAATAAGCCAAGTAAACTTCCAGCAACAATTAACGCCCCATTCACTAATGTACCGAATAAAACCATTGATCCATCTCCATTGTCGATTATTTTATGTAATTATCTTTATAGACTTCAGAAGCAATAAATTGTTTCACGTGGAACAATTTTAAAATTTATTATTAGAGAACTTATTTTATAGCCAGGAATGTAGGGTGAACCAGATCTCACATGCTTTCAACGCAAATAGCGTTTAGCCAATGAATAAATAAAAACATTTTACTATCTCTACATTATAACAAAAGACTAACGCAAAATCTGCGTCAGTCTTCAATCAAACAAGTTTATTTTTCCAATACATCAATGAGACGCTCCAGGTCATCATCCGTATAAAATTCAATTTCGATCTTCCCTTTACGTTTACCCCGATGAATAGTTACACCCGTTCCTAGACGATCTCTTAATACAGATTCTCTTTCCTGTATAAATACATCCTTTTTCAGTTTTTCCTTTTTCTTTGGTGCAGGCTCTTCATTTAATTGGATGATTAACTGTTCTACCTGTCTGACATTCAAATTTTCTTTGCGTATTTTATTAACAAACGTGACTAATTTATCTTTATTCTTTAATCCTAATAATGCACGTCCATGCCCCATTGAAAGTTCTCCATTATTAATATATGCAATTACTTGATCAGGCAAAGAGAGCAGGCGAACAATATTAGCTATGTGGGAGCGGCTTTTACCTAAACGCTTTGATAGTTCATCCTGTGTTACTTTTAGCTCGTTCATTAAATTAGCATACGCGTGTGCTTCTTCGATTGGTGTTAAATCTTCTCGTTGCAGGTTTTCCAGTAATCCAAGTTCCATCATTTTTTCGTCCGTTAGTTCTTTTACAACAGCAGGAACAGTTTCCAGGCCAGCCTCTTTCGCAGCACGATAGCGTCGTTCCCCTACTACAATTTCATACCCTTTAATGCTTTTGCGGACAATTAATGGCTGAATAATCCCGTATTCTAAGATAGATTCCTTCAATTCCTCTATGGCATCTGCCTGGAAGTTTTTTCTAGGTTGATAAGGATTCGGTCTACATTCGCCTATAGCAATTTCATGGACTGTATCATCGTCTTGTTTCTCAATGTCAGGAAATAAAGCATTAATACCTTTACCCAACCCTTTCGCCATTGGCAACCACTTCCTTTGCTAATTCAAGATATACATCTGCTCCTTTTGATTTTGGATCATACGTAAGAATTGGCTGCCCATGACTTGGGGCCTCTCCTAAACGTACCGTACGTGGAATGACAGATTTATAGACTTTATCCTGAAAATATTTTTTAACCTCTTCAATTACCTGTATTCCTAAATTTGTTCGGGCATCCAGCATTGTCAGCAATACACCTTCGATCATTAAATGGTTATTTAAATGTTTTTGCACAAGGCGTATTGTATTTAATAACTGGCTTAGCCCCTCAAGTGCATAGTATTCACACTGGACTGGAATCAATACTGTGTCTGATGCTGTTAATGCATTTAGCGTTAATAATCCTAAAGATGGTGGACAATCGATAATAATGTAATCATATGTTTCTTTGAGCTCTGCTAAAGAATTTTTAAGCCTTATTTCTCGTGATATGATCTGGACTAGTTCAATTTCTGCTCCAGAAAGTTGAATCGTTGCAGGTATAATATCTAAGTTGCTTACATTTGTTGAAACACAAACTTCCTCAGCTGGTAAATCTTCTACTAAAACATTATAGATACATTGATTCATATCCGCTTTATTAATACCTACGCCACTTGTCGCGTTTCCTTGTGGATCTATATCTACAAGTAATACTTTATTACCTAATTGTGCAAGTCCTGCACTTAAGTTAACCGATGAAGTTGTCTTTCCAACGCCACCTTTTTGATTTGCGATGGACATAATTTTTCCCATGTTGACACCTACCTATTAGAAAAACGTTCTTTTTTCGTCCACTTTTAATGGCCAAAATTCTTATAAAATGCTATATCTTCTATTCTATCACTAATTCGATACCAACTACTATATATATTTACTTTTGTTAAAAAAATGTAATTTGAGTTGTGTTGAAAACACCCATCTTCCTTGTAAAGATGGGCATACTTAAAAAATATTATAATATT is part of the Virgibacillus sp. NKC19-16 genome and harbors:
- a CDS encoding mechanosensitive ion channel family protein; this translates as METITNQFTSLWDYLTGPELWIMIGTGILRIILILVLAVTIVKVTRKLVNRLFSNREKGSRIRITERRENTLKKLIKNVVAYVVYFIAFIMILDNVLGFQVGALLAGAGVAGLAIGFGAQNLVRDVISGFFIIFEDQFSVGDYVAVAGVEGTVEEIGLRTTKVLSWTGEMNVLPNGNVTQVTNYSTHNGLSLVDINIPYESNVEDAERIINEVAATLPGKYEFILGTPEIIGVQNLEVSHFVIRVIADTLPGFQWAGERNIRKEMQDQLYKEGIQIPAPRVVMYNRSDRETITEQNREREQ
- a CDS encoding ParA family protein, with translation MGKIMSIANQKGGVGKTTSSVNLSAGLAQLGNKVLLVDIDPQGNATSGVGINKADMNQCIYNVLVEDLPAEEVCVSTNVSNLDIIPATIQLSGAEIELVQIISREIRLKNSLAELKETYDYIIIDCPPSLGLLTLNALTASDTVLIPVQCEYYALEGLSQLLNTIRLVQKHLNNHLMIEGVLLTMLDARTNLGIQVIEEVKKYFQDKVYKSVIPRTVRLGEAPSHGQPILTYDPKSKGADVYLELAKEVVANGERVG
- the ssb gene encoding single-stranded DNA-binding protein — its product is MLNRVVLVGRLTKDPDLRYTPSGVAVANFTVAVNRPFTNQQGNRDADFLNCVVWRRPAENLANYMKKGSMIGVDGRLQSRTFEGQDGKTVFVTEVVADSVQFLESKGASQERGQDTSGFQNRNQNQNQAPWQNQNQNQNQEDPFKNNGEPIDISDDDLPF
- a CDS encoding ParB/RepB/Spo0J family partition protein, whose translation is MAKGLGKGINALFPDIEKQDDDTVHEIAIGECRPNPYQPRKNFQADAIEELKESILEYGIIQPLIVRKSIKGYEIVVGERRYRAAKEAGLETVPAVVKELTDEKMMELGLLENLQREDLTPIEEAHAYANLMNELKVTQDELSKRLGKSRSHIANIVRLLSLPDQVIAYINNGELSMGHGRALLGLKNKDKLVTFVNKIRKENLNVRQVEQLIIQLNEEPAPKKKEKLKKDVFIQERESVLRDRLGTGVTIHRGKRKGKIEIEFYTDDDLERLIDVLEK
- a CDS encoding YkvI family membrane protein translates to MWSAGLKWMFLIIGTTIGAGYASGRELWQFFGHESGLAILLFVIFFSVSCGVILKVSYERKSTQYLPVLREIVGGRLTGFYDVMIFLYLFTTTVVMIAGSGATGQAFNLPYWLGIGIMVIALIILFLKDINGLLAMNQFILPLLLGGLLFILLLFTIDQELALFSHWQEQRNWTAAFPFTALNILPLIAVLGAIGNKIRSRQEIWIACVGSGLILGVISYIYNNSLIQIADELLLYEIPLFAILKHYPFEILILMSILLWFAIFTTAAAGVLGIVTRIKDYFKKPLWLIVIVTLATMIPLTQLGFSTLVAYVYPVYGILNLYVLTRLLLYPIWNKMENRHSN
- a CDS encoding DUF951 domain-containing protein — protein: MVDKHFGLNDVVQMKKSHPCGENRWKIIRMGMDIRIKCQGCGHSVMIPRREFTKKMKKILEKAENE
- the yyaC gene encoding spore protease YyaC, which translates into the protein MNLKNRFNPKKETMRMLHTDPELLTRMSEKIISWLLPFPREYIVVCIGTDRSTGDALGPLAGTTFSAMKPKHLTIYGTLHEPVHATNLEEYFKQINNNHRNPYIIAVDACLGKDHSIGQLITATGPVKPGAALNKPLPAIGDMHITGVVNIGGFMEHAILQNTRLSVVTDMANKIALLLSVIDSRMTSNHPLTAVIKQQEHSKTI
- the ychF gene encoding redox-regulated ATPase YchF; this encodes MSLTAGIVGLPNVGKSTLFNAITQAGVEAANYPFATIDPNVGIVEVPDDRLNKLTELVKPKKTIPTAFEFTDIAGIVEGASKGEGLGNQFLSHIRQVDAICQVVRCFQDDDITHVSGKINPIDDIEIINLELILADLETVNKRLQRVEKMARQKDKEALAEQDVLNHLKAGLEGEKSVRSLEFTEDQWKIVKGLHLLTSKPTLYVANVNEDEIADPDANENVQRVKSYAANEGAEVIIVCAKIEAEIAELEQEEKEMYLDELGIAESGLDQLIKASYQLLGLATYFTAGEQEVRAWTFRKGIKAPQAAGIIHTDFERGFIRAETVSYDDLMDAGSMNKARENGNVRLEGKEYFVKDGDVIHFRFNV
- the rpsF gene encoding 30S ribosomal protein S6, with amino-acid sequence MRKYEIMYIIRPDIEEEAQTALIERFNKVLTDNGAEIDKVDEKGKKRLAYEIQDYRDGYYVVINFSSDVEAINEFDRQAKFSDDIIRHMAIREDDQ
- a CDS encoding DUF554 domain-containing protein; the encoded protein is MVLFGTLVNGALIVAGSLLGLFFTKIPERFKETVMHGIGLAVLFIGLQMAFETDKIIVVLLSLLTGGIIGELLRLEEGLNRLGGWIGSKFTTTKDDFSVAQGFVTASLIFVIGAMAVIGALDSGLRGDHELLITKGVMDGFVALVLTTTLGFGVMLSVVPVVLYQGAIALLATYINQWLPEAFLNGLIVELTAVGGLLILAIGFNLLKITQIRIGNLLPSIVTVAVVYYIYQLF
- a CDS encoding transporter, with the protein product MQRVMKIAYEGIMILLVMLTIITIWTEDTYNSTVNFIVWIIFFADFSIRLLIYKEKWNFIKQNPFMLLAIIPLDQFFQVARIVRVFYLFRIKTIVKYYVTPYVEKLTYKSITIVGSIFLILLLVASVVIWNLESSVSTFINALFVVGSHLLFFGHQIFTIENAVSIWILTATTIVGVVLQGLGLQWAFNKVEALIKRRKDRKSLSREA